From one Gossypium hirsutum isolate 1008001.06 chromosome D08, Gossypium_hirsutum_v2.1, whole genome shotgun sequence genomic stretch:
- the LOC107913932 gene encoding callose synthase 3, which yields MSSSRGSDQSQPMRRITRTQTAGNLGETAFDSEVVPSSLSEIAPILRVANEVESSNPRVAYLCRFYAFEKAHRLDPTSSGRGVRQFKTALLQRLERENDPTLQGRVKKSDAREMQSFYQHYYKKYIQALTNAADKADRAQLTKAYQTANVLFEVLKAVNLTQSIEVDREILEAQDRVAEQTQILVPYNILPLDPDSANQAIMQYPEIQAAVYALRNTRGLPWPNDHKRKKDEDILDWLQEMFGFQKDNVANQREHLILLLANVHIRQFPKPDQQPKLDDHALTEVMKKLFKNYKKWCKYLDRKSSLWLPTIQQEVQQRKLLYMGLYLLIWGEAANLRFMPECLCYIYHHMAFELYGMLAGNVSPLTGENIQPAYGGEEEAFLKKVVTPIYEVIRREAERSKRGKSKHSQWRNYDDLNEYFWSVDCFRLGWPMRADADFFCLPTEQLVEKNGDNKPPATRDRWVGKVNFVEIRSFWHVFRSFDRMWSFFILCLQVMIIVAWNGNGQPSSIFTGDVFKKVLSVFITAAILKLGQAVLDVILSWKAQQSMSFHVKLRYILKVVSAAAWVIVLPVTYAYTSDNPSGIARTIQSWFGSASSSPSLFILAVVIYLSPNMLAAILFLFPFVRRFLESSHYKIVMLMMWWSQPRLYVGRGMHESTFSLFKYTMFWVLLIITKLAFSYYIEIKPLVGPTKAIMSVRVRHFQWHEFFPQARNNIGVVIALWAPIILVYFMDTQIWYAIFSTLFGGIYGAFRRLGEIRTLGMLRSRFGSLPGAFNDCLIPGDKSEKKNKGFWLFFSRSFGQPLSNKEKEAAKFAQLWNKIISSFREEDLISNKEMNLLLVPYWADRDLDQIQWPPFLLASKIPIALDMAKDSDSRDRELQKRIEADPYMFCAIRECYASFRSIIRFLVEGQREKRVIDDIFSKVDKRIADGSLIKTYRMSALPSLYDHIVKLIKLLLENKQDERGQVVLCFQDMLEIVTKDIMADEEFSSLEHGGSGHDGMIDPLHQLFDTKKLDQLFASTGAIKFPTPVSEAWREKINRLYLLLTTKESAMDVPSNIDARRRISFFSNSLFMDMPAAPKVRNMLSFSVLTPYYTEEVLFSLQELEEPNEDGVSILFYLQKIFPDEWNNFLERVERNNEEELKESPELQEKLRLWASYRGQTLTRTVRGMMYYREALELQAFLDMAKHEDLMEGYKAIELNTEDSKENRSLKAQCEAVADMKFTYVVSCQQYGIQKRSGSERAQDILRLMTKYPSLRVAYIDEIEQRSEDRSKKLNGKVNYFSVLVRAVPKSIDSSEQNLDQEIYRIKLPGPAILGEGKPENQNHAIIFTRGEGLQTIDMNQDNYMEEALKMRNLLQEFLKKHDGVRYPTILGLREHIFTGSVSSLAWFMSNQETSFVTIGQRLLANPLKVRFHYGHPDVFDRLFHLTRGGVSKASKVINLSEDIFAGFNSTLREGNVTHHEYIQVGKGRDVGLNQISMFEAKIANGNGEQTLSRDIYRLGHRFDFFRMLSCYFTTVGFYFSTLVTVLTVYVFLYGRLYLVLSGLEQELSQEPAIRDNKPLQVALASQSFVQIGFLMALPMLMEIGLERGFRTALSEFILMQLQLAPVFFTFSLGTKTHYYGRTLLHGGAKYRPTGRGFVVFHAKFAENYRLYSRSHFVKGIEMMILLIVYQIFGHTYRSTVAYVLITASLWFMVGTWLFAPFLFNPSGFEWQKIVDDWTDWNKWINNRGGIGVPSEKSWESWWEEEQEHLQYSGKRGIIAEILLALRFFIYQYGLVYHLHVTRKTKSFLVYGASWLVIVLILFVMKTVSVGRRKFSASYQLVFRLIKGLIFLTFLSILVILVTLAHMTIQDIIVCIFIFMPTGWGMLLIAQALRPVVKKAGFWGSVRTLARGYEIVMGLLLFTPVAFLAWFPFVSEFQTRMLFNQAFSRGLQISRILGGHRKDRTSRHKE from the exons ATGTCCTCGAGCAGGGGGTCAGATCAATCACAGCCGATGAGGCGGATCACACGAACACAGACTGCTGGTAATCTGGGAGAGACCGCTTTTGATAGTGAGGTGGTGCCATCTTCTCTTAGCGAGATTGCACCCATTCTCCGTGTTGCCAATGAGGTTGAATCAAGCAACCCAAGGGTGGCTTACCTCT GCCGATTCTATGCATTTGAGAAAGCTCACAGGTTGGATCCCACTTCTAGTGGACGTGGCGTTCGCCAATTTAAAACAGCACTCCTTCAGCGTCTCGAAAGA GAGAATGATCCAACTCTACAGGGAAGGGTTAAGAAAAGTGATGCTCGTGAAATGCAAAGTTTTTATCAACACTATTACAAAAAATACATCCAGGCCTTGACAAATGCTGCCGATAAGGCTGATCG GGCACAACTCACAAAAGCATACCAGACTGCAAATGTTCTCTTTGAGGTTTTAAAGGCTGTCAATTTGACACAGTCTATTGAAGTTGACCGCGAG ATTCTGGAAGCTCAGGATAGAGTAGCAGAACAAACACAGATTTTGGTCCCCTACAACATCCTTCCGCTTGATCCTGATAGTGCAAACCAGGCTATTATGCAATACCCTGAG ATCCAAGCAGCTGTTTATGCTCTTCGTAACACAAGGGGTCTTCCTTGGCCCAATGATCAcaagagaaagaaagatgaagacaTTCTAGATTGGCTTCAAGAAATGTTTGGGTTTCAG AAAGATAATGTGGCAAATCAAAGGGAGCATCTGATCTTATTGCTTGCAAATGTCCACATACGGCAATTTCCAAAGCCTGATCAACAACCCAAG TTGGATGACCATGCCCTGACAGAAGTGATGAAGAAACTTTTTAAGAACTACAAAAAGTGGTGCAAGTACTTGGATCGCAAAAGTAGTCTTTG GTTGCCCACCATTCAGCAGGAAGTGCAACAGAGAAAATTATTGTACATGGGTCTGTACCTTTTAATATGGGGTGAAGCTGCAAACTTGCGGTTCATGCCAGAATGCCTTTGCTACATCTATCATCAT ATGGCATTTGAACTTTATGGTATGCTGGCTGGAAATGTCAGTCCACTGACTGGAGAGAATATCCAGCCAGCCTATGGAGGAGAGGAGGAAGCTTTTCTGAAGAAAGTTGTTACACCTATCTATGAAGTTATTCGAAGG GAAGCTGAAAGGAGTAAACGAGGGAAATCAAAGCATTCACAATGGagaaattatgatgatttaaatgaaTACTTCTG GTCTGTTGATTGCTTCCGATTGGGTTGGCCAATGCGTGCTGATGCTGATTTCTTTTGCCTGCCAACTGAACAACTTGTTGAaaaaaatgga GATAACAAGCCACCAGCTACTAGGGACCGATGGGTGGGGAAAGTTAACTTTGTTGAGATACGCTCGTTCTGGCATGTTTTTAGAAGCTTTGATCGAATGTGGAGCTTTTTCATTCTCTGCTTGCAG GTTATGATCATTGTTGCTTGGAATGGCAATGGTCAACCAAGTTCCATCTTTACGGGTGATGTGTTCAAGAAAGTACTGTCTGTCTTTATTACTGCTGCTATATTAAAGCTTGGCCAAG CTGTCCTTGATGTAATCCTTAGTTGGAAAGCACAGCAGAGCATGTCATTTCATGTTAAGTTAAGATACATATTGAAAGTTGTTTCAGCAGCTGCATGGGTGATTGTTCTGCCCGTTACTTATGCTTATACTTCAGACAATCCTTCAGGAATTGCGCGAACAATCCAAAGCTGGTTTGGCAGTGCCTCAAGTTCACCTTCCTTATTCATTTTAGCTGTTGTGATTTACTTGTCACCAAATATGCTGGCTGCAATATTGTTTCTCTTTCCGTTTGTTCGTCGATTCCTTGAAAGTTCACACTACAAGATTGTGATGCTTATGATGTGGTGGTCACAG CCTCGTCTCTATGTTGGTAGGGGAATGCATGAGAGCACATTTTCTCTCTTCAA GTATACAATGTTTTGGGTCCTACTTATCATCACTAAGTTGGCATTCAGTTATTATATTGAG ATAAAACCTTTAGTTGGTCCCACAAAAGCTATTATGTCTGTTCGGGTAAGGCATTTCCAATGGCATGAATTTTTCCCCCAAG CAAGGAACAACATAGGCGTTGTGATTGCTCTCTGGGCTCCAATCATTCTT GTCTATTTTATGGATACCCAGATTTGGTATGCAATATTCTCTACATTATTTGGAGGTATTTATGGTGCATTTCGACGCCttggagag ATTCGAACATTAGGAATGCTCCGGTCTCGTTTTGGATCATTGCCTGGTGCTTTTAATGACTGCTTAATTCCAGGGGATAAGAGCGAGAAAAAGAACAAAGGATTTTGGCTTTTTTTCTCTCGCAGCTTTGGGCAG CCACTGTCTAATAAAGAGAAAGAGGCTGCAAAATTTGCTCAGTTGTGGAACAAAATTATCAGTAGTTTTCGGGAGGAGGATCTTATAAGCAACAA GGAGATGAATCTGTTGCTTGTTCCCTATTGGGCAGATCGTGATTTAGATCAAATCCAGTGGCCACCTTTTTTGCTTGCTAGCAAG ATCCCAATAGCGTTAGACATGGCCAAGGACAGTGATAGCAGGGATAGAGAACTGCAAAAGCGGATTGAAGCTGACCCTTACATGTTCTGTGCAATTCGTGAATGTTATGCTTCATTCCGAAGCATTATTAGGTTTTTAGTTGAAGGGCAGCGTGAGAAAAG AGTTATAGATGACATATTTTCCAAGGTTGACAAACGTATAGCCGATGGTAGTCTGATTAAGACTTACAGAATGAGTGCTCTTCCTAGTCTCTATGACCACATTGTGAagttgataaaacttttg TTGGAAAATAAGCAGGACGAAAGGGGTCAAGTGGTACTTTGTTTCCAGGACATGCTGGAGATTGTGACAAAGGACATAATGGCGGATGAAGAATTCTCCAG CTTGGAACATGGAGGGTCTGGGCATGATGGGATGATTGATCCACTTCATCAATTATTTGATACAAAAAAGTTAGATCAGTTATTTGCTTCTACTGGAGCTATCAAATTTCCAACTCCTGTTTCAGAAGCATGGAGAGAAAAG atcAACCGGCTCTATTTATTGCTTACCACAAAGGAATCTGCAATGGATGTACCCTCTAATATAGATGCTAGGAGGCGAATTTCTTTCTTCTCAAATTCTTTGTTTATGGACATGCCTGCTGCACCTAAAGTTCGCAATATGCTTTCTTTCTC TGTTTTAACTCCTTACTACACAGAAGAAGTTCTCTTCTCCTTGCAAGAATTGGAAGAGCCAAATGAAGATGGTGTTTCCATTCTGTTTTACTTGCAGAAAATCTTTCCAG ATGAATGGAATAACTTTCTTGAAAGGGTGGAACGAAACAATGAAGAAGAACTTAAAGAATCTCCTGAATTACAAGAAAAACTTCGTCTGTGGGCATCATATAGGGGGCAAACTTTAACAAGAACTG TTAGAGGTATGATGTACTATCGAGAAGCATTGGAGCTTCAGGCTTTCCTTGATATGGCCAAACATGAAG ATTTGATGGAAGGCTATAAGGCCATAGAACTAAATACAGAGGATAGTAAAGAGAACAGATCACTGAAGGCACAGTGTGAAGCTGTAGCTGATATGAAATTTACGTATGTGGTGTCTTGCCAACAATATGGCATTCAGAAGCGATCTGGTAGTGAGCGTGCACAGGACATTCTGAGGCTTATGACAAA ATACCCATCACTCCGTGTAGCATATATTGATGAGATTGAACAACGTAGTGAGGATAGGTCAAAGAAGCTTAATGGCAAGGTTAATTATTTCTCAGTGCTAGTGAGGGCTGTGCCGAAATCCATTGATTCTTCAGAGCAAAATCTAGACCAG GAAATTTATCGGATAAAGCTTCCAGGACCTGCTATCTTGGGTGAAGGAAAACCAGAAAACCAAAACCATGCTATTATCTTCACACGAGGAGAAGGCTTGCAGACAATAGACATGAACCAG GATAATTACATGGAAGAGGCCTTGAAAATGAGGAATTTGTTGCAAGAATTCCTCAAAAAGCATGATGGTGTAAGATACCCAACCATACTTGGGCTCAGAGAGCACATATTTACTGGAAG TGTTTCTTCTCTCGCGTGGTTTATGTCAAATCAGGAGACCAGTTTTGTTACTATTGGTCAGCGACTGTTAGCCAACCCTCTAAA GGTTCGATTCCATTATGGTCATCCAGATGTATTTGATAGGCTCTTTCACCTCACAAGAGGAGGTGTCAGTAAAGCATCCAAAGTCATTAATTTAAGTGAAGATATTTTTGCTG GCTTCAATTCTACACTTCGTGAAGGCAATGTGACTCATCATGAATACATACAAGTTGGGAAGGGAAGGGATGTGGGTCTAAATCAGATATCTATGTTTGAGGCCAAAATAGCTAATGGCAATGGTGAGCAGACATTGAGTCGAGATATATACCGGCTGGGACATCGTTTTGACTTTTTCAGAATGCTGTCTTGTTATTTCACTACAGTTGGTTTTTATTTCAGTACTCTG GTAACAGTGCTCACCGTCTATGTGTTCCTTTATGGGCGCCTCTATCTTGTACTCAGTGGCCTTGAACAAGAATTGAGTCAGGAGCCAGCAATCCGTGATAATAAGCCTCTTCAAGTGGCTCTTGCTTCTCAATCTTTTGTTCAAATTGGATTTTTGATGGCACTACCCATGTTGATGGAAATTGGCTTGGAAAGGGGTTTCCGAACTGCATTGAGTGAATTTATATTAATGCAACTGCAACTGGCACCAGTATTTTTCACATTTTCTCTTGGAACAAAAACTCACTATTATGGAAGGACATTGCTTCATGGAGGTGCTAAGTACAGGCCTACAGGCCGTGGGTTTGTGGTGTTCCATGCAAAGTTTGCTGAAAACTACCGGCTTTATTCACGTAGCCATTTTGTTAAGGGTATTGAGATGATGATCTTGCTTATCGTGTACCAAATCTTTGGTCATACTTACAGAAGTACAGTTGCTTATGTATTGATCACTGCATCCTTGTGGTTTATGGTGGGCACATGGCTTTTTGCTCCCTTCCTATTCAATCCTTCTGGTTTTGAGTGGCAGAAGATTGTTGATGATTGGACTGATTGGAATAAGTGGATAAACAACCGAGGTGGTATAGGTGTACCTTCAGAAAAAAGTTGGGAATCGTGGTGGGAAGAAGAGCAAGAGCATCTTCAATATTCTGGAAAGCGTGGTATTATTGCTGAGATATTGTTAGCTTTACGTTTCTTTATCTACCAGTATGGGCTTGTCTATCACTTGCATGTTACAAGGAAAACCAAAAGTTTTTTG GTTTATGGTGCATCATGGCTTGTGATTGTTCTAATATTGTTTGTAATGAAG ACTGTATCTGTTGGAAGGCGGAAGTTCAGTGCAAGCTATCAGCTTGTTTTCCGGCTCATCAAGGGATTAATATTCTTGACATTTTTGTCCATTTTGGTTATTTTGGTCACACTTGCTCATATGACAATTCAAGACATTATAGTGTGTATTTTTATCTTCATGCCTACGGGTTGGGGAATGCTCCTG ATTGCTCAGGCTTTGAGGCCTGTTGTTAAGAAAGCTGGCTTCTGGGGATCAGTTCGAACACTTGCTCGTGGATATGAGATTGTAATGGGCTTGCTTCTTTTCACTCCTGTTGCATTCCTTGCCTGGTTTCCATTTGTCTCTGAGTTTCAGACTCGAATGCTTTTCAACCAAGCATTCAGCAGAGGTCTGCAGATTTCTCGTATTCTAGGCGGACACCGTAAAGATCGCACATCTCGTCACAAGGAGTAA